The window CAGAAGGAGGCGGTCTCGTTGTCGAACAGGTTGACCACCACCATCCAGTCGAGCCTGGCCAGCGCCCGGCGCACCTTGTTGGCATTACTGCCAGAACAGGCCGGATTCTGCCCCCAGGCGAAAAAGCCCTTGATCTGACCGCGAATCATCCGGTCGAAAAGCATCAGCCAGGAGGCGTTCTGGCCGTCGTCCAGCTTCGGCAGCAGCTGGTAGCCGAACTCGTCCGCCGCCGTCAGGCTGGTATCGAAATGCGCCCGCAGCAGCGAGGTGATGTACTTGCCGCGGTTGCCCCACCAGTTGGCGCTTTGCGGATCGCCGGTGGTCGGCGTCGTTTTGGCGATGTAGGTGGCCAGGTCCTTCAGGCTCGCCTTCGGCGTCGGCAGGTATCCGGGAAGGATGTGAAACAGCAGGCAGTGGTCGGTCGACCCCTGCACGTTCGATTCGCCACGCAGGGCGTTGACCCCGCCGCCGGCGACACCGATATTGCCGAGCAGCAGCTGGATGATGGCCATGGTGCGGATGTTCTGGGTACCGACGGTGTGCTGGGTCCAGCCCATGGCGTACATGATGGTCGCCGCCCGTCCCGGCCTGCCGGTGGAGCCGTAGATCCTGTAGATCTGTTCGAGTTTTTTCACCGGGGTGCCGGTGATGTCGGAAACGACCTCGAGGGTGTAGCGCGAGAAATGCTTCTTCAGCAACTGGAAGACACAGTTCGGGTCCTCCATCTCCGGGTCGGTTCGGGGCACGCCGTTCTCGTCACGCTGGAAACCCCAGGTCGACTTGTCGTAGCTGCGGGTCTCGGCATTGTAACCGGAGAACAGGCCGTCCAGCTCCCCGGGCATCCTGAAACGCGGATCGACCAGGAAGGTCGCGTTGGTGTGCAGCCGCAGGTACTCCCGGTGATACAGCCCGTTTTCCAGGATGTAATTGATCATGCCGCCGAGAAAGGCGATGTCGGTGCCGCTGCGCAACGGCGCGTAGACATCGGCCCGGGCGCTGGTGCGGGTGAAGCGCGGATCGACGCTCAGAAGCTTGGCGCCGCGTTCCCTGGCCTCGAGAACGTAACGGAAGGAAATCGGATGATTTTCTGCAGCATTCGAGCCCATCACCAGGATGACATCCGAGTTGCGGATATCGATCCAGTGATTGGTCATGGCACCGCGACCGAACGAGGTTGCCAGACTGGCAACCGTGGCGGAGTGTCATATTCGAGCCTGGTGTTCGATGTAGACCAGTCCCCAGCTGCGCAGCAGCTTCTGCAGCAGATAACATTCCTCGTTGTCGAGGGCGGCACTGCCGACCGAGGCGATGGCGTCGGTACGGTTGACCACCTGCCCCCTGGTGTTTTTCTCCATGAAAGTCGCATCCCGGGTCGCCTTGATGCGGTCGGCGATCTGGTCGAGCGCCCAGTCCCAGGAAACCACTTTCCACTCCTTCGCTCCCCGGGCGCGGTACATCGGCACCGTGATGCGCTTCTCGTTGTGACGCAGCTGATAGATCGAAGCCCCCTTGCTGCACAGGGTACCGCGGTTGATCGGGTGATCGGGATCACCCTCGATGTTGATCACCTCGCCCCCACGGGCATGAACGATCAGGCCGCAGCCGACCGCGCAATAGGGACAGATGGTCGTCGTTTCCCTGGCATACTGGATCGCCAGGGGACGGGCTTCGGCTTCCGCCGCCTTCAGACCTACACCGAGCACCGAGCCGGCTATCGCTCCGCCTGAAAACTTCAGAAAGCTTCGTCTGTTCAGTTGCATGATCATTGACCTCCTCTACGCTGGACACATGCCCCGGAATCCGGCTCTCCGGAACCGGTCGGGACCAGGTTCAAAAACAATTACGGCAAAAAGCATGCAGAACTGACGAAGCGCAATTTATATACCAGTGTTTTTCTTCTGGCCGTGGTTTTCATCAATATCGGCAAGTTAGACCTCATTTCGTCAACATGGCGAAATTTAACGCCCCTTCTGAGGTTGTATATATTTTACCAATGCGGTACCGTTGATGGGTAAAAAGTATACAGGCACAAATCTCTTCCTCCCCTTTAAAACAATGGACCGAAACATGCACGGACGGATCTATATCTGCGACGACGAAGTCGGCATGCTGCGCTATCTGAAAAAGATGCTGGCGGGCTGGGGCGCCGAGGTAAAGACCTTTGAATGCCCGCTGACCATGCTCCAAGCGTTGCGGGGAAACGGCCCGGCCGCCGATCTGCTGCTGCTGGACATCAGGATGGCAGAAATGGACGGGCTGGAAACACTGCGCCAGGTTCGCAGCCTCCTTCCGGAGCTGCCGGTCATCATGATGACCGGACACGGCAGCATCGAGTCGGCGGTCGAGGCGATGAAACTCGGCGCCCAGAACTACCTGACCAAACCCTTTCCCCAGGAACAGCTGCGCGCCGTCATCGAACAGTCACTGCAGCGCAGGAAACTGCTGGAAGAAAACCGCAACCTGAAACAGAAGCTGAACCGGGAATCGGGACAGCAGGAAGTCGTTTTCAAAAGTGCCCTCTTCGCCGAAATCTACGATCTCGCCATGCGGGTCACCGGTGTCGATTCCCCGCTGCTGATCCTGGGGGAAAGCGGCTGCGGCAAGGAACTCGTCGCCAGGGACGTCCATCGGCACAGTCCGCGCAGCAACGCTCCCTTTCTCGCCATCAACTGCGCCGCCCTGACCGAACCCCTGCTCGAAAGCCAGCTCTTCGGCCATGTCAGGGGGGCCTTTACCGGCGCGCTGCAAAATCGGCAGGGTCTGCTGGCCGCGGCCGAGGGAGGCACCCTGTTTCTCGACGAAATAGGCGAACTGAGTCCGGCACTGCAAGCCAAGCTGCTGAGGGTACTGCAGCAGGGAGAGTATCTGCCGGTCGGCTCCACCCGACCCAGACACGCCGATGTCCGCTTCATGGCCGCCACCAACAGAAACCTGGAGGAGGAAGTCGCGGCCGGGCGTTTCCGTGAAGATCTCTATTACCGGCTCAACGTCATCACCCTCGAACTGCCTCCCCTGAGACGTCGCCCGGAAGACATACCTCCCCTGGTCGAACACTTTCTCGCCAAGGTCGCCGAACGGCTGGGGCAACCGCGCAAACGGGCCGACAGGGAGTTTCTCACCTGCCTGCACCGCTACGGCTGGCCCGGCAACGTCCGGGAGCTGGAAAACGTCATCGAACGCAGCGTCGTCCTGGCGCGCGGCGACACCCTGACTCCCGACCTGTTGCCGGCGAAAATCAGACACGCAGAGGTGCCTCCGGAAGCGCCCTTCCTCGAATCCTACACCCTGCGCGACGCTGAAAAACTCCAGATCAGCCGGGCGCTGGACAAGACCGGCTGGAACAAGAGCCGCGCCGCCGAACTGCTCGGCATCACCCGCAAGACCCTCGACAAGAAAATTCGCGACTTTCAGCTCGCCCCGGAGAAACCCCGTTGACAAGGAGGCAATTCGTTACAGGACTGCTGCTGGGTGGACTGCTGTTTGCCCGTCCGCTTTTGGCGGCGCCCCCCCAGGGAACGGCTGACGAGATCCTGCTCGGCATGTCCACCGTCCTGAGCGGGCCGGCCGCCGAACTCGGTGTGGAAATGCGACGCGGCGTTCTGGCCGGACTGGAACGGGCCAACCGCAACGGCGGCATTGACGGCCGGCGCCTCCGCCTGATCAGCATGGACGACGGTTATGAACCCGAGCGAACCGCCCCCAACATGCACAAATTGCTGGAGCAGGACAGGGTGCTGGCGATCATCGGCAACGTCGGCACCCCGACGGCTATTGCGGCGCTGCCCCTGATTCGAAAAAACCAGACGCTCTTTTTTGCTCCCTTCTCCGGCGCCGGCGTTCTGCGCCACACCCCTCCCGAGCGTTTCGTCATCAACCTGCGGGCCAGTTACGCCGAAGAAATCGATGCCATGGTCCAGGCCCTGGTCGAAAAAGGCGGTGTGCCCCCCGCCAGGATCGCCTTCTTCACCCAGCGCGACGGTTACGGCGATGCCGGCTATGTCGGCGGCTTCGCGTCTCTGCGCCGCTACGGACTGAAAGACGATCAGCAGGTGCTGCACGTCCGTTACCGTCGCAACACCCTGGCAGTCGAGAACGCTCTGGCCGATCTGCTGTTGGCCGAGCCGTCGCCTCGCGCCGTCATCCTCGTCGGCACCTACGCTCCCTGCGCCAAGTTCATCCGCCTCGCCCGCCAGGCGGGACTCGACGCCCTGTTTCTCAACGTTTCCTTCGTCGGCAGTGCCGCCCTGGCCCGCGAACTCGGCGAGGCCGGAAATGGCGTGGTCATAACCCAGGTCGTTCCCCATCCGCAGCAAAGCGCCCTCCCGCTGGTACAGGCCTATCGCGAAGACATCAGGAAAATCGAAGGAGCGTCTCCCAGCTTCGTCAGCCTGGAAGGTTACGCAGCCGCCCGGATTCTAGTGGCCGGACTGAAAAAGGCCGACCGTCCCCTGACCCGCTCTTCGGTCATCGACGGACTTGAACGACTCGGCCGCTTCGACATCGGACTGGGCATCCCCCTGCACATCAGCCCGACCGAACACCAGGCCAGTCACCGCGTATGGCCGACCCGGCTTGAAAACGGACGCATCGTCCCCGCCAGCTGGGAAGAGATCCTTCGCGACCTGCCCACGGAACGCCGACCATGAAACCTCTCAAACCGGGAAGAAAAATCATTCTGCTGGTCTGGGTGCTGGTCATGATCGGCCTGTTCGTCGGCGTCGTCACCAACGGACTGATCGGCTGGACCCTGCACGACCTCAACCAGGAGCGGTTGCGCCTGGTCGCCCAGGAGCGACGGCTGACCCGCGGCGCGGAACAGCTCCGGCGCCTCAGCCGCCAGGCACAGTCGGCCCTGGGAAGCCTTCTTCAGCTCGACCTCGGTCCCATCACCGTTCCCTTTCCGGACCGAGAGCTCGAACAGCTGCGCCAGGAGCTGGAAAAAACCTCCGGCGTTCCCGACATCGGCAAGGTCAACAACGAACTCGGCCAGCAGATCCACAGCCTGCGCCGCATCTGGCAACAGGCCGTTGCCTGGCGTGCCGACTACCGGCCGGTCTACCTCGACAGTCACGAGCGAAAAAGCCTGCGACAGGTCCGGCACCTGCTGCAGAAGCTGCGGGCCGACCTGGAAATCTTCGAGGGACGGCAACGCCTAGCCGAAGCCCGCAAGATCAGACGCTGGCGACAGGCCGACCCTGCAACAGCCGACCTCATCTCGAGAGAACTGCTCGGCTCCGGCAGCCAGACCTGGCGGCGCAGCCTTGATGCCGTCAATACCGAGCTGGTCGACCTGTCCCGCATGATCGAGATTCTGGCCGGTGAAGACCGGCTGGACCAGCTTGTCGACCTCAAGGACAACCAGCTCAAACCGAGCCTGGAACGACTCGACCGGGAACTTCGCCGGCTCCGTTCCATCGGCCTGACCGGCACCGGAGAACTGCCGGCCGACCCGGTCGACAGGATCAACGAGGCACTCTTCGGCAGGGGCTACACCATCTACCGGGAATACCAGACCATTCTCCCCGGCAAGGGTGGTCTCTACCAGCTGGTTTCCCGCCAGCTCGACCTTATGCAACAACGGGAACAGATCCAGCGGGAAGCAACCCGCGAGCTGCAGCGGCTGGAGTCACTCTACCCTCCCCTCGCCAGCCTGACCCAGAAGCGCAACCAGGAACTGGCCCGCCAGGCGGAACACAGCCTGGCCAACGGGGCCCTCAACCTGTTCATGCTCAGCCTGCTGACTCTGGGCGGCTTTCTCGGCCTCGGTTTCCTGATCGTCCGCATGACAAAGGACCAGATCGCTGCCATGACCAGCCTGCGCCGCCAGAACGAGCTGATCCTCACATCGGCTGGCGAGGGTGTTCTCGGAGTCAACAGCGAAGGACGGATCGTTTTCATCAACCCGTCGGCAGAACGCATGCTCGGGTGGAACAACCAGCGCCTGACGGGCCGTCACTACAGTGAAATCCTGCCCGGAAAATCCGGAAGGCAGGCAGCCGACCCGATCCGGAACACCCTGAAAAAGGGCGACAGCTACCGCGGTGACGAGACCGTCTTCCGTCGCCGGGACGACAGTCGCGTGCCGGTGGCCTGTGCCGTAACACCGATGCTCGACGAGAACCGGCAGATCGAGGGCGCCGTCATCACCTTCATGGACATCAGCGACCGCAAGGCCGCCGAACAGACCCTGCGCCGCTACTACGA is drawn from Geothermobacter ehrlichii and contains these coding sequences:
- the fdnG gene encoding formate dehydrogenase-N subunit alpha, giving the protein MQLNRRSFLKFSGGAIAGSVLGVGLKAAEAEARPLAIQYARETTTICPYCAVGCGLIVHARGGEVINIEGDPDHPINRGTLCSKGASIYQLRHNEKRITVPMYRARGAKEWKVVSWDWALDQIADRIKATRDATFMEKNTRGQVVNRTDAIASVGSAALDNEECYLLQKLLRSWGLVYIEHQARIUHSATVASLATSFGRGAMTNHWIDIRNSDVILVMGSNAAENHPISFRYVLEARERGAKLLSVDPRFTRTSARADVYAPLRSGTDIAFLGGMINYILENGLYHREYLRLHTNATFLVDPRFRMPGELDGLFSGYNAETRSYDKSTWGFQRDENGVPRTDPEMEDPNCVFQLLKKHFSRYTLEVVSDITGTPVKKLEQIYRIYGSTGRPGRAATIMYAMGWTQHTVGTQNIRTMAIIQLLLGNIGVAGGGVNALRGESNVQGSTDHCLLFHILPGYLPTPKASLKDLATYIAKTTPTTGDPQSANWWGNRGKYITSLLRAHFDTSLTAADEFGYQLLPKLDDGQNASWLMLFDRMIRGQIKGFFAWGQNPACSGSNANKVRRALARLDWMVVVNLFDNETASFWKGPGMDPARIDTEVFFLPVAASFEKEGSVTNSGRWAQWRYQAVEPLGDSRHDSEIMNELYFRVRQRYAAEGGAFPDPILKLSWNYGFRMPDGRVRKIDIHAVAREINGYFLRDKVVKGKSFKKGDLVPSFAYLQDDGSTSSGNWLYCQSYNGNGNNMARRSHRDPSGIGLYPEWAWCWPVNRRILYNRASVNADGVPWDRKRPVIWWTGTRWEGDVPDGGWKPLSQPGSKKSFIMLPDGVASIFGAKMKEGPFPEHYEPLESPIEANPLSGTRNNPAMKLFHEGKDRLPEDVFYTSDKRYPFVATTYRVTEHWQTGVMSRNTPWLLEMQPQLFVELSPELARERGIGDGEKVRVSSGRGSVEAIAIVTRRFRPFRIRGKTIHQVGLPWCFGWSTPNAGDSANLLTPTIGDANTMIPETKAFMVNVEKLG
- a CDS encoding sigma-54-dependent transcriptional regulator, which codes for MHGRIYICDDEVGMLRYLKKMLAGWGAEVKTFECPLTMLQALRGNGPAADLLLLDIRMAEMDGLETLRQVRSLLPELPVIMMTGHGSIESAVEAMKLGAQNYLTKPFPQEQLRAVIEQSLQRRKLLEENRNLKQKLNRESGQQEVVFKSALFAEIYDLAMRVTGVDSPLLILGESGCGKELVARDVHRHSPRSNAPFLAINCAALTEPLLESQLFGHVRGAFTGALQNRQGLLAAAEGGTLFLDEIGELSPALQAKLLRVLQQGEYLPVGSTRPRHADVRFMAATNRNLEEEVAAGRFREDLYYRLNVITLELPPLRRRPEDIPPLVEHFLAKVAERLGQPRKRADREFLTCLHRYGWPGNVRELENVIERSVVLARGDTLTPDLLPAKIRHAEVPPEAPFLESYTLRDAEKLQISRALDKTGWNKSRAAELLGITRKTLDKKIRDFQLAPEKPR
- a CDS encoding ABC transporter substrate-binding protein gives rise to the protein MTRRQFVTGLLLGGLLFARPLLAAPPQGTADEILLGMSTVLSGPAAELGVEMRRGVLAGLERANRNGGIDGRRLRLISMDDGYEPERTAPNMHKLLEQDRVLAIIGNVGTPTAIAALPLIRKNQTLFFAPFSGAGVLRHTPPERFVINLRASYAEEIDAMVQALVEKGGVPPARIAFFTQRDGYGDAGYVGGFASLRRYGLKDDQQVLHVRYRRNTLAVENALADLLLAEPSPRAVILVGTYAPCAKFIRLARQAGLDALFLNVSFVGSAALARELGEAGNGVVITQVVPHPQQSALPLVQAYREDIRKIEGASPSFVSLEGYAAARILVAGLKKADRPLTRSSVIDGLERLGRFDIGLGIPLHISPTEHQASHRVWPTRLENGRIVPASWEEILRDLPTERRP
- a CDS encoding two-component system sensor histidine kinase NtrB, whose product is MKPLKPGRKIILLVWVLVMIGLFVGVVTNGLIGWTLHDLNQERLRLVAQERRLTRGAEQLRRLSRQAQSALGSLLQLDLGPITVPFPDRELEQLRQELEKTSGVPDIGKVNNELGQQIHSLRRIWQQAVAWRADYRPVYLDSHERKSLRQVRHLLQKLRADLEIFEGRQRLAEARKIRRWRQADPATADLISRELLGSGSQTWRRSLDAVNTELVDLSRMIEILAGEDRLDQLVDLKDNQLKPSLERLDRELRRLRSIGLTGTGELPADPVDRINEALFGRGYTIYREYQTILPGKGGLYQLVSRQLDLMQQREQIQREATRELQRLESLYPPLASLTQKRNQELARQAEHSLANGALNLFMLSLLTLGGFLGLGFLIVRMTKDQIAAMTSLRRQNELILTSAGEGVLGVNSEGRIVFINPSAERMLGWNNQRLTGRHYSEILPGKSGRQAADPIRNTLKKGDSYRGDETVFRRRDDSRVPVACAVTPMLDENRQIEGAVITFMDISDRKAAEQTLRRYYDRLAEQEKALAELNRDLERKVVERTLELEEKSRQLIAAKEELAHAEKLAAIGSLAAGVAHEINNPTAIIRGNVEILRARLSGDRETLDETGEILRQVERISLITGNLLAFARKQNLALSNFDLPSLLAEILDQVSHQVPTENIDLQLSPAPDLPPCRGDRERLRQVFTNIIVNGLQAMPGGGRLTITCEHDHRETRVRILDTGPGIPAEIRKQIFHPFFTTKTDGTGLGLSVSYGIVQAHGGRIVLQSEPGRGSCFTVSLPRPIRDS